A DNA window from Chiroxiphia lanceolata isolate bChiLan1 chromosome 6, bChiLan1.pri, whole genome shotgun sequence contains the following coding sequences:
- the FIBIN gene encoding fin bud initiation factor homolog → MPGPLRLLGLLWLCSFCRGYFEGPLYPEMSNGSLHHYFVPDGDYEENDDPERCQLLFRVSEQRRCGAAAPGGGLSLREELTVLGRQVEDAGRVLEGIGRSISYDLDGEESYGAYLRRESAQISDAYSSSDRSLSELEGKFRQGQEQGGREESRLGDSFLGLLLHARALLRETRHISSGLRDKHDLLALTVRSHGARLSRLKNDYLRA, encoded by the coding sequence ATGCCGGGCCCCCTGcgcctgctggggctgctctggctctgcagcttcTGCCGCGGGTACTTCGAGGGGCCGCTGTACCCCGAGATGTCCAACGGGAGCCTGCACCACTACTTCGTCCCCGACGGGGACTACGAGGAGAACGACGACCCCGAGCGGTGCCAGCTGCTGTTCCGGGTGAGCGAGCAGCGGCGgtgcggggcggcggcgccgggcggcgGGCTCAGCCTGCGGGAGGAGCTCACGGTGCTGGGGCGGCAGGTGGAGGACGCGGGCCGGGTGCTGGAGGGCATCGGCAGGAGCATCTCCTACGACCTGGACGGGGAGGAGAGCTACGGCGCCTACCTGCGCCGCGAGTCCGCGCAGATCAGCGACGCGTACTCCAGCTCGGACCGCTCGCTGAGCGAGCTGGAGGGCAAGTTCCgccaggggcaggagcagggtggCCGGGAGGAGTCCCGCCTGGGCGACAGcttcctggggctgctgctgcacgCCCGCGCCCTGCTGCGAGAGACCCGCCACATCTCCAGCGGGCTGCGCGACAAGCACGACCTGCTGGCCCTCACCGTCCGCAGCCACGGCGCCCGCCTCAGCCGCCTCAAGAACGACTATCTCCGCGCCTGA